In Helianthus annuus cultivar XRQ/B chromosome 9, HanXRQr2.0-SUNRISE, whole genome shotgun sequence, the following are encoded in one genomic region:
- the LOC110878464 gene encoding cysteine-rich and transmembrane domain-containing protein WIH1, translating into MSHQQDYPPPGYGSVYPPPQHPSAPPAPPPQYMGYPYPDPSGPGTGYTYPPPPYQGYFNNQNYPPPPPQPPYQVYHCEHHHDYQQQDDASCSSFFRGCMAALCFCCVLEECFG; encoded by the exons ATGAGCCATCAGCAGGACTACCCACCACCAG GATACGGGTCAGTATACCCGCCACCACAACACCCATCTGCACCACCTGCCCCTCCACCGCAGTACATGGGTTACCCGTACCCGGATCCATCAGGTCCAGGTACCGGGTATACATATCCGCCACCACCTTATCAAGGTTATTTTAATAATCAAAACTATCCTCCACCTCCGCCTCAGCCTCCTTACCAAGTTTACCATTGTGAACATCATCATGATTATCAACAACAGGATGATGCCTCCTGCTCTTCTTTCTTCAGAGGCTG TATGGCTGCTCTTTGCTTCTGTTGTGTCTTGGAAGAATGCTTTGGTTAG